In a genomic window of Lysobacterales bacterium:
- a CDS encoding CHAD domain-containing protein, which translates to MPGLPIRAYATDQLLRAFACMGWRGRRVHEGVHQARKSMRRVRACLALAGFDATGEGKRIDRDLARQCRALSQLRDAQARIETIDRLIETHAPGDAATLLRRVRRGALQERSQQLQRSVAEDAGFSEQREQLRALAPRLDALPWATLTDAQLQAALQHSLKRCRKAEGRALSDGDAEDWHRWRRRRRRLLQQHTALAACAIGVADAIDPQRELAHYLGESQDLSVLFAHFGRGRDLQPRDRKPLVELLRHEMEHKQQQIERWLDEHDPAAPAR; encoded by the coding sequence ATGCCCGGCCTGCCGATCCGCGCCTACGCAACCGACCAGCTGCTGCGCGCCTTTGCGTGCATGGGTTGGCGCGGCCGACGCGTACACGAGGGCGTGCACCAGGCGCGCAAGTCGATGCGCCGCGTGCGCGCCTGCCTGGCGCTGGCCGGCTTTGACGCGACCGGGGAAGGCAAGCGCATCGACCGCGATCTCGCGCGCCAGTGCCGCGCCCTATCGCAACTGCGCGATGCGCAGGCGCGCATCGAGACCATCGACCGCCTGATCGAGACGCATGCTCCCGGCGATGCTGCCACCTTGCTGCGCCGCGTGCGCCGCGGTGCACTGCAGGAGCGCAGCCAGCAACTGCAGCGCAGCGTTGCGGAGGATGCCGGATTCTCCGAGCAGCGCGAGCAGCTGCGTGCCCTGGCACCGCGACTCGACGCCCTGCCCTGGGCGACATTGACCGACGCGCAGCTGCAGGCCGCGCTCCAGCACAGCCTGAAGCGCTGCCGCAAGGCCGAAGGGCGCGCGCTGTCCGACGGCGACGCCGAAGACTGGCATCGCTGGCGCCGGCGCCGACGTCGGCTGCTGCAGCAACACACTGCGCTCGCCGCCTGCGCAATCGGCGTCGCCGACGCCATCGACCCGCAACGCGAGCTTGCGCACTACCTCGGCGAATCGCAGGACTTATCGGTGCTGTTCGCCCACTTCGGTCGCGGCCGGGATCTGCAGCCACGCGACCGCAAGCCGCTGGTCGAACTGCTGCGCCACGAGATGGAGCACAAGCAGCAACAGATCGAACGCTGGCTGGACGAACACGATCCGGCCGCACCCGCGCGCTGA
- a CDS encoding TonB-dependent receptor translates to MRKSLLSLALVHALASLAFSHGAHAEAAGAGNEDAGAEKLEAIEVRGEIIYRDRADAIAPTLSYDLEYFQRFEPLTAGDMLKRVPSVAFVSDVLEYDGARLRGLDPGYTQILINGKKVPGAGTDRSFFVDRIPAEMVERIEIVRSTSANRSGDAVAGAINIVLRDAYEFDGGYARVGGLYFDDGRVKPTYGAVNSGEFAGGRVLAGFNVQGRYNPKQKRSDRYDAPGGDYADREDQSDIRNGTDYSANLSFTREFEHGELKLDALYVMTDRTEDEQSTEYVDIASTELTDLLSYNEQLVTIDQHNAALGLSYEFDLAGGESEIDIDWANFSDGRFDTEEEIRYRAGQNPPRFRDYQGTRVLTDGDDSELALKLAHAREIGAAEMEFGLDFNKKDRDSRLLTSEVEADGAGLPLPAYEAFALDDSNIQERRLAPYLMFTGERGDFDWEAGIRYERTDVDVRADSDRYDNRYAEVLPSAHLRWNLGNENRLNVSLGRTLRRPNFNQLLPVLLEGEFGDNDFIGNALLDPETANGIDIGFERRLGLQGIVGINFFYRDVQDLIEVVNTGEPSDEALGDYEDEVEEFLDENPGAGPTTPGYPVLDPESFVYSVANVGDGYVYGFEFDLSTPLSAFGLDDTGVFLNYSWLDSEVEDEIGPRMFNDQAKSVFNVGFIQDLPSWNAAFGASYRRQGDAFSRVLAEEVATQYGADLEVFVEERFGKQMALRLTGSNLLDASKDEQFNKFDTLTDQIDRDFDEYEVETESAGPVVQLIARYTF, encoded by the coding sequence ATGCGCAAGTCCCTGCTCAGCCTCGCCCTCGTCCACGCGCTCGCCTCGCTCGCCTTCAGCCACGGTGCCCACGCCGAAGCTGCAGGCGCCGGCAACGAGGACGCCGGCGCTGAAAAGCTCGAAGCCATCGAGGTCAGGGGCGAGATCATCTACCGCGACCGCGCCGACGCGATCGCGCCAACGCTGTCCTACGACCTCGAGTACTTCCAGCGCTTCGAGCCGCTGACCGCCGGCGACATGCTCAAGCGCGTGCCGAGCGTGGCCTTTGTTTCCGACGTGCTCGAATACGACGGCGCGCGCCTGCGCGGTCTCGACCCGGGCTACACGCAGATCCTGATCAACGGCAAGAAGGTGCCGGGTGCCGGAACCGACCGCTCCTTCTTCGTCGACCGCATCCCCGCGGAAATGGTGGAGCGCATCGAGATCGTGCGTTCGACCAGTGCCAACCGCTCCGGTGATGCCGTGGCTGGCGCGATCAACATCGTGCTGCGCGACGCCTACGAGTTCGACGGCGGCTACGCCCGCGTCGGCGGCCTGTACTTCGACGATGGCCGGGTCAAGCCCACCTACGGTGCCGTGAACAGCGGCGAATTCGCCGGCGGCCGCGTGCTCGCCGGCTTCAACGTGCAGGGTCGCTACAACCCGAAGCAGAAACGCAGCGACCGCTACGACGCCCCGGGCGGCGACTACGCCGACCGCGAAGACCAGAGCGACATCCGCAATGGCACCGACTACTCGGCCAACCTGTCGTTCACGCGCGAGTTCGAGCACGGCGAACTGAAGCTCGACGCCCTGTACGTGATGACCGACCGCACCGAGGACGAGCAATCGACCGAGTACGTGGATATCGCCAGCACCGAACTCACTGACCTGCTCTCCTACAACGAGCAACTGGTTACGATCGACCAGCACAATGCCGCGCTCGGCCTCAGCTACGAATTCGACCTGGCCGGCGGCGAAAGCGAAATCGATATCGACTGGGCGAACTTCAGCGACGGCCGCTTCGACACCGAGGAGGAAATCCGCTACCGCGCCGGGCAGAACCCGCCCCGTTTCCGCGACTACCAGGGCACGCGCGTCCTCACCGATGGCGACGACAGCGAGCTGGCGCTGAAGCTTGCACACGCGCGCGAGATCGGTGCGGCCGAAATGGAGTTCGGCCTCGACTTCAACAAGAAAGACCGCGACAGCCGCCTGCTGACCAGCGAGGTCGAGGCCGATGGCGCCGGGCTGCCCCTGCCCGCCTACGAAGCATTTGCACTGGACGATAGCAACATTCAGGAACGCCGCCTCGCTCCCTACCTGATGTTCACCGGTGAACGCGGCGACTTCGACTGGGAGGCCGGCATCCGCTACGAACGCACCGACGTCGACGTGCGCGCCGACAGCGACCGCTACGACAACCGCTACGCCGAGGTGTTGCCGTCCGCCCATCTGCGCTGGAACCTCGGCAACGAGAACCGGCTGAACGTCTCGCTCGGTCGCACCCTGCGCCGCCCGAACTTCAATCAGTTGCTGCCGGTGCTGCTGGAAGGCGAGTTCGGCGACAACGACTTCATCGGCAACGCCCTGCTCGATCCGGAGACCGCCAACGGCATCGACATCGGCTTCGAGCGCCGACTCGGGCTGCAGGGCATCGTCGGGATCAACTTCTTCTATCGCGACGTGCAGGACCTGATCGAAGTGGTGAACACCGGTGAGCCCAGCGACGAAGCCCTCGGCGACTACGAGGACGAGGTCGAGGAGTTCCTCGACGAGAACCCCGGGGCCGGCCCGACCACGCCTGGCTACCCGGTACTCGATCCCGAGAGCTTTGTGTATTCGGTCGCGAATGTCGGTGACGGCTACGTCTACGGCTTCGAGTTCGACCTGTCGACGCCACTGTCGGCGTTCGGCCTCGACGACACCGGCGTGTTCCTCAACTACTCGTGGCTGGACAGCGAAGTCGAGGACGAGATCGGCCCGCGCATGTTCAACGACCAGGCGAAGTCGGTGTTCAACGTCGGCTTCATCCAGGACCTGCCGTCCTGGAACGCCGCGTTCGGCGCCAGCTACCGGCGCCAGGGCGACGCCTTTTCGCGCGTGCTGGCCGAAGAGGTTGCGACCCAGTACGGCGCCGATCTGGAGGTCTTCGTCGAGGAGCGCTTTGGCAAGCAAATGGCCCTGCGCCTGACCGGTTCGAACCTGCTCGACGCCTCCAAGGACGAGCAGTTCAACAAGTTCGATACGCTGACCGACCAGATCGATCGCGACTTCGACGAGTACGAGGTCGAGACCGAGAGCGCCGGCCCGGTGGTACAACTGATCGCCCGCTACACGTTCTAG
- a CDS encoding phytase, which yields MIKPPLPLAALILAIAACAPLRDTREPDERSDATPSFATAGMDHAAIAEAFLTESTAADNVDSPAAWRAPDGRTWLFATAKEGGGVLIYDGDDGHLLRRIGREGDAAGEFRRPNGISVVGDLVFVVERDNRRVQMLSLPQLQTLAMFGSEQLQQPYGLWVRALSDQRFEVTVTDAYMAGEKANGDDLPPPLPELGRRMQRYEVLVQTDEVRTRHLGAFGDITAAGAIRIPESIWGDVAHDRLLIAEEDTAIGTAVREYDLAGNYRGRTLGLGRFKAQAEGIALWQCADGSGYWIATDQFPDRSLFHVYDRASLRHLGAFAGHTVANTDGVWLHQAATSRFPNGVFYAVHDDQGVGAFDWRDIAKALALRTDCSDPVFPHAANLLLDRPIPRAPDFTLIPAHPSKNWR from the coding sequence ATGATCAAGCCACCCCTGCCGCTTGCGGCACTGATCCTTGCCATCGCTGCCTGTGCCCCGCTGCGCGACACCCGCGAGCCGGACGAGCGCTCCGATGCCACGCCAAGTTTCGCCACTGCGGGCATGGACCATGCCGCGATCGCGGAAGCGTTCCTGACGGAATCGACCGCGGCAGACAACGTCGATTCTCCGGCGGCGTGGCGCGCTCCGGACGGCCGCACCTGGCTGTTCGCGACCGCGAAGGAAGGTGGCGGCGTGCTCATCTACGATGGCGACGACGGCCACTTGCTGCGCCGGATCGGTCGCGAGGGGGATGCCGCGGGCGAGTTCAGGCGCCCGAACGGGATCAGCGTCGTCGGCGATCTGGTGTTCGTGGTCGAGCGAGACAATCGGCGCGTGCAGATGTTGTCGCTGCCGCAATTGCAGACGCTGGCGATGTTCGGCAGCGAACAACTGCAGCAGCCCTATGGATTGTGGGTGCGGGCGTTGAGCGACCAGCGCTTCGAGGTCACCGTCACCGACGCCTACATGGCCGGCGAAAAGGCCAATGGAGACGATCTGCCCCCGCCGCTGCCCGAGCTTGGCCGACGCATGCAGCGTTACGAGGTGCTGGTGCAGACCGACGAAGTTCGCACGCGCCACCTCGGTGCCTTCGGCGACATCACGGCAGCGGGCGCCATCCGCATCCCCGAATCGATCTGGGGCGATGTCGCGCACGACCGCTTGCTGATCGCCGAAGAAGACACCGCGATCGGCACCGCGGTGCGCGAATACGACCTGGCCGGCAACTACCGCGGTCGCACGCTCGGACTCGGCCGCTTCAAGGCGCAGGCCGAGGGCATCGCGCTGTGGCAGTGCGCCGACGGCAGCGGCTACTGGATCGCCACCGACCAATTCCCCGACCGTAGCCTGTTCCATGTCTACGACCGCGCCTCGCTGCGGCACCTCGGTGCCTTCGCCGGCCACACCGTCGCCAACACCGACGGCGTCTGGCTGCACCAGGCCGCGACCTCGCGTTTCCCCAACGGCGTGTTCTACGCCGTGCACGACGACCAGGGCGTCGGCGCCTTCGACTGGCGCGACATCGCCAAGGCACTCGCCCTGCGCACGGACTGCTCTGACCCCGTTTTTCCGCACGCGGCAAATCTCCTCCTTGACCGCCCGATTCCCCGCGCCCCAGACTTCACCCTCATCCCGGCGCACCCGTCGAAGAATTGGCGTTAG
- a CDS encoding EAL domain-containing protein, whose product MNDAERNDLRRDCPFTWVMQLHVPAFALDRGAHVVAWNEALAQLTGVTSASMLGASAVWPAFSVEPQLSLAELLLVERRVAAADATVAEHFAEVGVFRLPVDGREVVLALDACVLRDADGSELGVLQTLVDHSEAHRAGARFRRIFESSPDPVWIIENNTFVDCNDAAVAMLGYASREALLNTHPSQLSPSHQPCGMGSFEKAELMMDLATRNGLHRFEWVHLRVDGSPFDAEVTLARLEVGGQHAIYCTWRDITERKAAERAVRLYATVFHTSGEGILICDADNRIVAINEAMTRLTGYSAEELVGHNPSVLAAGRTAPEVYVGMWQALERDHFWQGELWDRRKDGSVFANWASISVSTDTDGRVLNYIGTFSDISERKEAEARIDWLAHHDALTGLLNRHGLDQRLQQAIAAARREMQVLALVFLDLDRFKLVNDSIGHHSGDQVLTEVGRRLRDCVRNADIIARLGGDEFVLVLTGLDDPLDTLQVTRKLQAALSAPYQVGGRSLHLTPSMGVSLFPTDAQEADGLLREADTAMYHAKESGRNNTQFYATEMTARATARLDLERDLRRALDEDEFELYYQPQVLAHGGQLCGMEALVRWRHPQRGLVGPSGFIAVAEESGLILPLGAWVLDEACRQMSIWRDRGVAPPRMAVNLSVHQLRQVDLVELVRATLFRHHLEAGVLVLEITESAAMERPEQAISRLRELRDMGIELAMDDFGTGYSSLAYLQSLPLQSLKLDRGFVRDLERNPGDAAICAATVALAHKLGLAVVAEGVETAGQAAFLLAQGCDQLQGNRYGEAAPAAFWEQHWRAHSDAEVAGGR is encoded by the coding sequence ATGAACGACGCCGAACGCAACGACCTGCGCCGCGACTGCCCGTTCACCTGGGTGATGCAGTTGCATGTGCCGGCCTTCGCGCTCGATCGTGGCGCGCACGTTGTCGCCTGGAACGAAGCGCTGGCGCAGCTGACCGGGGTCACATCGGCGAGCATGCTCGGGGCCAGCGCAGTATGGCCGGCGTTCTCGGTCGAGCCGCAGCTATCGCTGGCCGAGTTGCTGTTGGTCGAGCGGCGAGTGGCTGCTGCGGATGCCACGGTGGCGGAGCACTTCGCCGAGGTCGGTGTATTCCGATTGCCGGTCGATGGTCGCGAAGTTGTACTTGCGCTCGACGCGTGCGTGCTGCGCGATGCCGACGGAAGCGAACTCGGGGTGCTGCAGACGCTGGTGGACCACAGCGAGGCGCACCGTGCCGGAGCGCGCTTCCGGCGCATCTTCGAGTCTTCGCCCGATCCGGTCTGGATCATCGAGAACAATACCTTCGTCGATTGCAACGACGCCGCCGTGGCCATGCTCGGCTATGCCAGCCGCGAGGCGCTGCTGAACACGCATCCTTCGCAGCTGTCGCCGAGCCACCAGCCCTGTGGCATGGGTTCGTTCGAGAAAGCCGAGCTGATGATGGATCTGGCCACGCGCAACGGCCTGCATCGGTTCGAGTGGGTGCACCTGCGCGTCGACGGCAGCCCGTTCGACGCCGAGGTGACGCTGGCGCGACTCGAGGTCGGTGGCCAGCACGCGATCTACTGCACCTGGCGTGACATCACCGAGCGCAAGGCCGCGGAGCGTGCCGTGCGCCTTTACGCGACCGTGTTCCACACCTCGGGCGAGGGCATCCTGATCTGCGATGCCGACAACCGCATCGTCGCGATCAACGAGGCGATGACCCGGCTCACCGGCTACAGCGCCGAGGAACTGGTCGGACACAATCCGAGCGTGCTCGCCGCTGGCCGCACCGCGCCCGAGGTGTACGTCGGCATGTGGCAGGCGCTGGAGCGCGATCACTTCTGGCAAGGCGAGCTGTGGGACCGGCGCAAGGACGGCAGCGTGTTCGCGAACTGGGCCTCGATCAGCGTCAGCACCGACACCGACGGGCGCGTGCTGAACTACATCGGCACCTTCAGCGACATCAGCGAGCGCAAGGAGGCCGAGGCACGCATCGACTGGCTGGCGCACCACGACGCGCTCACCGGCCTGCTCAACCGCCATGGTCTCGATCAGCGCCTGCAGCAGGCGATCGCCGCAGCGCGCCGCGAGATGCAGGTGCTGGCGCTGGTGTTCCTCGACCTCGACCGCTTCAAGCTGGTCAACGACAGCATTGGCCACCACAGCGGCGACCAGGTGCTGACCGAGGTCGGGCGGCGCCTGCGCGACTGCGTGCGCAATGCCGACATCATCGCCCGCCTGGGCGGCGACGAGTTCGTGCTGGTGCTGACCGGCCTCGACGACCCGCTCGACACGCTGCAGGTGACGCGCAAGCTGCAGGCCGCGCTGAGCGCGCCGTACCAGGTCGGCGGACGCTCGCTGCACCTGACCCCGAGCATGGGCGTGAGCCTGTTCCCGACCGACGCCCAGGAAGCCGATGGCCTGCTGCGCGAGGCCGACACCGCGATGTACCACGCCAAGGAAAGCGGTCGGAACAACACCCAGTTCTACGCCACCGAGATGACCGCGCGCGCGACCGCGCGCCTGGACCTGGAGCGCGACCTGCGCCGTGCGCTCGATGAGGACGAGTTCGAGTTGTACTACCAGCCTCAGGTGCTGGCCCACGGCGGTCAACTGTGCGGCATGGAGGCATTGGTGCGATGGCGCCACCCGCAGCGCGGCCTGGTCGGTCCGTCCGGTTTCATCGCCGTGGCCGAGGAGAGCGGCCTGATCCTGCCGCTCGGCGCCTGGGTGCTGGACGAAGCCTGCCGACAGATGAGCATCTGGCGCGACCGCGGAGTGGCGCCCCCGCGCATGGCGGTGAACCTGTCGGTGCACCAGTTGCGCCAGGTCGACCTGGTCGAACTGGTGCGCGCGACCTTGTTTCGGCACCACCTCGAAGCCGGAGTGCTGGTGCTGGAGATCACCGAGTCTGCAGCGATGGAACGCCCGGAGCAGGCGATCTCGCGCCTGCGCGAGCTGCGCGACATGGGCATCGAGCTGGCGATGGACGACTTCGGCACCGGCTATTCCTCGCTCGCCTACCTGCAGTCGCTGCCGCTGCAGTCGCTCAAGCTCGACCGCGGGTTCGTGCGCGACCTGGAACGCAACCCGGGCGATGCCGCGATCTGCGCGGCCACCGTGGCGCTGGCGCACAAGCTCGGGCTCGCGGTCGTGGCCGAGGGCGTGGAAACCGCCGGTCAGGCGGCGTTCCTGCTGGCCCAGGGTTGCGACCAGCTGCAGGGCAACCGCTACGGCGAGGCCGCTCCCGCAGCGTTCTGGGAACAACACTGGCGCGCCCACTCGGACGCGGAAGTGGCGGGTGGGAGGTAG
- a CDS encoding peptidase domain-containing ABC transporter: MKVHELLRFSARPRVPVVLQNEVAECGLACLAMVAARHGHEVDLFALRRRFGVTLKGMTLKQLMATAEQLQLAPRALRVEPAALGQLRLPAVLHWNLNHFVVLVGVGKGRYRIHDPARGARNVDAAELSRGFSGVALELTPTRAFRPERSTTPLRLSQLWGSASGLKGSLVQIVLLALAIQGFALLLPYFLQLTLDQVLVAGDRPLLALLGIGFAVLTVVKVAAEALRGWAVLYLGSALNLQLGANVMRHLLRLPLEFFQKRQVGDLQSRVNALNPVRETLTGGLIEGVVDGVMALSTLALMLAYSPRLCAVAVAATLLYAGTRLWWFHGLRETTLDAIVRRARAESQFLESLRAMLPIKVFGRELERHAVWTGLQAEAVNAEARSRRLQLGYQAVQGVTSGLESVALVWLGALAVLDGEISVGMLMGFLAYRQLFSARCTNLIDKLLDYRMLGLHLSRLADIVFSDPEAHHDGPGLARAGVRGELVLRDVGFRYGEDEPWLFRHLNLRVRAGECVAFAGRSGQGKTTLIKIMMGLLEPGEGEVLLDGIDIRRIGLGPYRALCAAVMQEDQLIGGSLRDNITFQDPQPDPARLELAAELAGIREEIAQLPMGFESLIGDMGGALSGGQQQRVLLARALYAEPRLLFLDEATSALDAATEQRVNGNVRRLGITRVMIAHRRETLALADRVLDLAELQRDAARAA; this comes from the coding sequence ATGAAGGTCCATGAACTGCTGCGATTCTCGGCCCGGCCACGGGTGCCGGTGGTGCTGCAGAACGAAGTCGCCGAATGCGGCCTCGCCTGCCTGGCGATGGTCGCCGCGCGCCACGGCCACGAGGTCGACCTGTTCGCGTTGCGCCGCCGCTTCGGCGTCACCCTCAAGGGCATGACCCTGAAGCAGCTGATGGCGACCGCCGAGCAACTGCAACTGGCGCCGCGCGCGCTGCGCGTCGAGCCGGCCGCGCTCGGGCAGTTGCGACTGCCGGCGGTGCTGCACTGGAACCTCAACCATTTCGTGGTCCTGGTCGGCGTCGGCAAGGGCCGCTATCGCATCCACGACCCGGCCCGCGGCGCGCGCAACGTCGACGCCGCCGAACTCTCGCGCGGCTTCAGCGGCGTTGCGCTGGAACTGACGCCGACACGCGCCTTCCGCCCGGAGCGCTCGACCACGCCGTTGCGGCTCTCGCAGCTGTGGGGCAGCGCCAGCGGGCTCAAGGGCAGTCTGGTGCAGATCGTGCTGCTCGCGCTCGCGATCCAGGGCTTCGCATTGCTGCTGCCCTACTTCCTGCAGCTGACACTCGACCAGGTGCTGGTCGCTGGCGACCGCCCGCTGCTGGCCCTGCTCGGCATCGGCTTCGCCGTGCTCACCGTGGTCAAGGTCGCGGCCGAGGCACTGCGCGGCTGGGCCGTGCTCTACCTCGGCAGCGCGTTGAACCTGCAGCTCGGTGCCAATGTCATGCGCCACCTGCTGCGGCTGCCGCTGGAGTTCTTCCAGAAGCGCCAGGTCGGCGACCTGCAGTCGCGCGTCAACGCCTTGAACCCGGTGCGCGAGACGCTCACCGGCGGCCTGATCGAGGGCGTGGTCGACGGCGTCATGGCGCTGTCCACGCTGGCGCTGATGCTCGCCTACAGCCCGCGCCTGTGCGCCGTGGCGGTGGCCGCGACCCTGCTCTACGCCGGCACCCGACTGTGGTGGTTCCACGGGCTGCGCGAGACCACGCTGGATGCCATCGTGCGGCGCGCTCGGGCCGAGTCGCAGTTCCTCGAATCGTTGCGCGCGATGCTGCCGATCAAGGTGTTCGGGCGCGAACTCGAACGCCACGCGGTGTGGACCGGGCTGCAGGCCGAGGCGGTGAACGCCGAGGCGCGCAGCCGCCGGCTGCAGCTCGGCTACCAGGCGGTGCAGGGCGTCACCAGCGGGCTCGAATCGGTGGCACTGGTCTGGCTCGGCGCGCTCGCCGTGCTCGATGGCGAGATCAGCGTCGGCATGCTGATGGGCTTTCTCGCCTACCGCCAGTTGTTTTCCGCGCGCTGCACCAACCTGATCGACAAGCTGCTCGACTACCGCATGCTCGGGCTGCACCTCAGCCGCCTCGCCGACATCGTGTTCAGCGACCCGGAGGCGCACCACGACGGCCCCGGTCTGGCGCGCGCCGGCGTGCGCGGTGAACTGGTGCTGCGCGACGTCGGCTTCCGCTACGGCGAGGACGAGCCGTGGCTGTTTCGGCACCTGAACCTGCGTGTCCGCGCCGGCGAATGCGTCGCCTTCGCCGGCCGCAGCGGCCAGGGCAAGACCACGCTGATCAAGATCATGATGGGCCTGCTCGAACCCGGCGAAGGTGAGGTGCTGCTCGACGGCATCGACATCCGCCGCATCGGCCTCGGCCCCTACCGCGCGCTGTGCGCCGCGGTGATGCAGGAGGACCAACTGATCGGCGGCAGCCTACGCGACAACATCACCTTCCAGGACCCGCAGCCGGACCCGGCGCGGCTGGAGCTGGCGGCGGAACTGGCCGGCATCCGCGAGGAGATCGCGCAGCTACCGATGGGATTCGAGTCGCTGATCGGCGACATGGGCGGAGCGCTGTCCGGCGGCCAGCAGCAACGCGTGCTGCTGGCGCGCGCACTCTACGCCGAGCCGCGCCTGCTGTTCCTGGACGAGGCCACCAGCGCACTCGATGCCGCCACCGAGCAGCGCGTCAACGGCAATGTGCGTCGCCTCGGCATCACCCGCGTGATGATCGCGCACCGACGCGAAACCCTCGCACTCGCCGATCGCGTGCTCGACCTTGCCGAACTGCAACGCGACGCCGCGCGCGCGGCGTAA
- a CDS encoding HlyD family efflux transporter periplasmic adaptor subunit, with translation MMHEPDAATGRAPATAEVPVLDPRQAAFLLQLLVGNDPLHLHFESPLWTPAALAEVIHDEFDLRLDPATLQRCLFELGLLPGDPLLALPAAERPACARWLATELPRRLAPGQSPWWLAEQVLALSDLGEPLPHAPRSATALSARAGDGRLCWWFCRGHADAAARAEFAARLARVAPRALLLGAAIDLDPTSDLQLLDLRQAQGAADPGLFRAEALRARERRIEGEVLLVQPLSLRVLSAGVLALLLAVAAFAGFGRYARTETASGLLLPASGVVRITAPRAGVVEVLAASGADVRGGDAVARIGSAQVDAGGRAVEADLERELDASLQRLANEAADLDRQDPLDRAQLQQALGASERERSELARQQQLQRQRERLLADNLERSRSLAARGVIARMQLQELEQQALSAQVQTLALARELDRAGSAIGSARHALALQPLEAARRREAIAERRSQLTQRLAQVRLQSGATLRAPSAGRVAAVLVQSGQSVAAGAPLLLLVDANAPLLAELAVPSRAIGFLRVGQEVQLKLDAFPYQKYGACSGRIVEISGAALEGIDLGGSHRQDEPAYRVRVALASQDFAAEGRRQALAAGMRLGADIVIDRPRIVEWLLAPLFALRGR, from the coding sequence ATGATGCACGAACCCGATGCCGCCACCGGCCGCGCCCCGGCCACCGCCGAAGTCCCGGTGCTGGACCCGCGCCAGGCCGCGTTCCTGCTGCAGCTGCTGGTCGGCAACGACCCCTTGCACCTGCATTTCGAGTCACCGCTGTGGACCCCGGCCGCACTCGCCGAAGTGATCCACGACGAATTTGATCTGCGTCTCGACCCGGCGACCCTGCAGCGTTGCCTGTTCGAACTCGGACTGCTGCCCGGCGACCCGCTGCTCGCGCTGCCCGCCGCCGAGCGCCCGGCCTGCGCGCGCTGGCTCGCCACCGAGCTGCCCCGCCGACTCGCCCCCGGGCAGAGCCCGTGGTGGCTGGCGGAACAGGTACTGGCACTGTCCGACCTCGGCGAGCCGCTGCCGCATGCGCCGCGCTCCGCCACGGCGCTGTCGGCGCGCGCCGGCGACGGCCGCCTGTGCTGGTGGTTCTGCCGCGGCCACGCCGACGCCGCGGCGCGCGCCGAGTTCGCCGCGCGACTGGCGCGCGTGGCCCCGCGGGCGCTGCTGCTGGGCGCGGCCATCGACCTTGATCCGACCTCGGACCTGCAGCTGCTGGATCTGCGCCAGGCCCAGGGTGCCGCCGACCCCGGGCTGTTCCGCGCCGAAGCGCTGCGCGCGCGCGAACGCCGCATCGAGGGCGAAGTGCTGCTGGTGCAGCCGCTGTCGCTGCGCGTACTCAGCGCCGGCGTGCTCGCGCTGCTGCTCGCGGTCGCCGCGTTCGCCGGCTTCGGCCGCTATGCCCGCACCGAGACCGCCAGCGGCTTGCTGCTGCCGGCCAGCGGCGTGGTCCGCATCACCGCACCGCGCGCCGGCGTGGTCGAGGTGCTGGCCGCCAGCGGCGCCGACGTGCGCGGCGGAGACGCGGTCGCACGCATCGGCTCGGCCCAGGTCGATGCCGGCGGTCGCGCCGTCGAGGCCGACCTGGAGCGCGAACTCGACGCCTCGCTGCAGCGCCTCGCGAACGAGGCCGCCGACCTGGATCGCCAGGACCCACTCGATCGCGCGCAACTGCAACAGGCACTCGGCGCGAGCGAACGCGAACGCAGCGAACTCGCGCGCCAGCAGCAACTGCAGCGCCAGCGCGAACGACTGCTCGCCGACAACCTGGAGCGCAGCCGCAGCCTCGCCGCGCGCGGCGTGATCGCGCGCATGCAGCTGCAGGAGCTGGAACAGCAGGCACTCTCGGCGCAGGTGCAGACGCTGGCGCTGGCGCGCGAACTCGACCGCGCCGGCAGCGCCATCGGCAGCGCGCGCCACGCGCTCGCGCTGCAACCGCTGGAGGCCGCGCGTCGCCGCGAAGCCATCGCCGAGCGCCGCAGCCAACTCACGCAGCGGCTGGCGCAGGTACGCCTGCAAAGTGGAGCGACCCTGCGCGCGCCCAGCGCCGGGCGCGTCGCCGCGGTGCTGGTGCAGAGCGGTCAAAGCGTCGCCGCCGGCGCACCGCTGCTGCTGCTGGTCGACGCGAACGCGCCGCTGCTCGCCGAACTCGCGGTGCCCTCGCGCGCGATCGGTTTCCTGCGCGTCGGCCAGGAGGTGCAACTGAAGCTGGACGCATTCCCGTACCAGAAATACGGCGCATGCAGCGGCCGCATCGTCGAGATCTCCGGCGCGGCACTCGAAGGCATCGACCTCGGCGGCAGTCATCGCCAGGACGAGCCGGCGTACCGGGTGCGGGTCGCGCTCGCCAGCCAGGACTTCGCGGCCGAAGGTCGCCGCCAGGCGCTCGCTGCCGGCATGCGCCTTGGCGCCGACATCGTCATCGATCGCCCGCGCATCGTCGAATGGCTGCTGGCGCCGCTGTTTGCGCTGCGCGGCCGCTGA